The sequence TACGGCTTATCgggaaaactattgaaaatctAGAATTGAAGGTAGATAAAactcttgaaaattttgaaaagaagacTGGAAGAAAAATGTGCGACCTTAATCCCTGCATGGCAtggacagactggagtaaatgtAGTTCTAATCCGCATCGTTTCGGATCAAAAGTTCGGACACGTCAGTGCAGCATAAACAAGGATACTTGTAAAGTTGACACCGCGAACAGTAGAACAGAGACAGAGTTTGGTGTTTGTGGTGGATTTTGTCCCAAAGACTATAACGTAACAAAGAATGGGTTTTGCGTGAAGCTTTATTCTGACAAAACACGGACTCAAGTCTCAGCGGAACAGCAGTGTCAGGATGACGGGGGGCATCTGATGAATATAGACTCCGAGGAGAAGTACGAGGATGTGAGCAGTCTCTTGAAAGGGTTTGGATCTTATGTCTGGATTGATGGGCGTAGGAAAGATGTCAGTTCTCCATGGGAGTACAAGTACGGATCACAGAAAGGATTCTTCAAGTGGCGCTCTGGTGAACCAGACAATAACTCAAATGACCTATGTCTGTTCATTTATCTTTACAGTGGAACAGTATTTTGGTATGACTATCCGTGTGGACATACCTACTACGCTCTTTGTGAAATAATATGATGCTACATTTCATGTACCATTATGAAGACAGCGAATTCATAGATAAGTGTCTTAAATAGGAAATATACAGCAGACGTTTTCAGTTAGTAAACAACCTAATCAAAAGACATGAATACAACTTAATGTAATAATTTTAACTCAACGTATGTTGGACACGTGAAGAATTTATTATATGCCACTCTATATGTAGTTTTTTTACGGTTCCAAAATCCTTCGAGTTATTTTAAAAGTAAGTAGAATACGAGATTAAACATGAATAACGATTAGTAGCAAAGCCTTTTTATGTCGCAGAACATCAAAGATTTATGTtcacatattttatgtttatgtaaacattgcCGCTGTGAAAATAGTCACTGCTGCAGTTCAAAAGTACATACATGcataaattaaaacttaaagaCAGTAAATTGTGgacaagaaattgtttaaatatctttatatGTGAAAACACACGACTGAAATACGCTGTGCGTACTCtctaaaaaatactttatttttgtcTTGTACATTAATAGGAACTCTATAATCTAATTATGTTTATACTTAGTAccggttttaaaatgtttaaacccCAGGATTTTGTATAAAAGGAAGTGGGAGGAGCCTAATTTCAAATGGTGGCtgttttttgcaacattttgtattcagataaattttcttgaaataaactgATTATTGAATTCATGATGACATTCAAAATTGACACAGTGTAGGAAATTTGCATGCACTATAAAATGATGattgtactttttattttaaaccctTGATTAAATCACTAGATTCATCTAAAGTATGAAATATAACAGCAGTTGggagataaaatttgaatttgacaTAACCCCTGACCCTGGTCATGTGATGTAAACAGAAAGCTGCTGCTATAGAGTGTTTATACCAGCAAGTAAGCATGCAGGCTTACCTGTAGAAAACATTATCAGCCCAGCGAATTACTCCTATTCAACAAGGTTTATAATCCAGGTGTAGTAAAATGAATGTTCATATGAAACTGGGCATTGATTTATCTAATTTATTGCAATCAAATGATTTTCATCCAACATTGAAACTctatattcatttatttgttatacattttttttttataattgcaaGTAATATCCAATATTACATGTCAGAAAATAATCCACTTTCAAGTAAATTAAGCATGTACAGATCATTACAAATTTCCATCTTGCTGATTGTCATTGTCATGTTGATTATCAATGTCATCATTTGTGCTTCCTGTTGGAACTGGGTAAAGTGATGAAACAGCATTTTATTCACGAATATTATGCTCCATTTGAAGAACAGGTTCTTGAACATTTTCCAATGACCATTCTGATGAAATCAGTGCTTCTTTAAAATCCCAATCActatgattaaaaaaataaaacacagccCAGAATTGTTCTTCTGTCAAAGTTCTGGCCTTTCTGCCATGTTCAGTTACAATGATAGAAATGGCGGGATACTGAAATCCCTGACCAACTAAAATGTGATACAGTAATATTTCTAATAACAGTCGCTTCATAAACTACTCCAAAGGAcgagtgaaaatttaaaaaaaaatcatcataaagTGAAAAGATATTccatatttcataaaaagtaaaaccAGAAATGTCACAGTATATGAAAAATGGCCCCCCGAATaagttattgagcagacaaggatttatgtcaaattttcaGTAGAAAAGGGGCCACGACTACGCAAAAATTAATGAACCTAAGCAAAAATTGAGATTGACCTGGACTTTATGGATatatacctgtgtaccaaaaataaatTCATTCTATTAATCCTTCCAAAAGTAATTGAGCAACATGTTTGTAACAGATGGACCGATACCAAATGAACAAATGGACAATGCAATCACTATTTGCCTCCCTACATGATAAAAgctgtttattttattcttatgaaCATGTTATACTCCCTGCTGCTGCAAACATCCCTCTAATTATAACATCTACTTATAAATGCAGAATTACCTACATTTTGTAAAGTACTCTAAATTTACTGAGTTTCATGCTTTAGAAGATAGTGGTAATTTGGCCAAGAAATGTTTCAAGGCTATTATCTAATGCCAGATGGGTCAGATTTCCAGTATTTATTGTTACTGTTATCtcattatttagatatttatattaTTACACATGTGTGATATGGTACTTGATAAGAGCAATTAGCAGAAAAACTTCAGCTTCATCAAAACTATAGAAACAGagagaaaattatgaaattatatttcataatcatataagTCTGCAATTAGTTTTATGTACAGGTCTCCTCACcatgtgataataaaataagtattatTTAAATACACTGATGTATGATTATATTAGTTTCAACACCTAAAAAACTTACTTACTTTTTACGACTTTAGAGAAAATTCAGTGTCAAAAATATCATCAAACTTTAGAACTATTAAATGCACACTACAAGTAATGTGAAGGATATTCAAGCAGAGGATTATGATttgagaaaatgttttgtttatgtacatgttcttatattaatattaaaTGTAACAATTCATCACATACCCTATTCATTATTTCAACAATAATACAAGAAATAGTACCTAAAATCTTAGATTATGAAAAAcgattgaaaaaataaagttgGTTGCTGATATGTAATTTTTAAGACTGAATTTAATACAAACATGActaagtcttgatttgatcatgtaaagcatttttttttttcagattttttgaaacttcttatttaatttacatgtagCTGCTCTTGctgatagtcctacctatcaagtcacTGATAagtatttaatccccaattaaacatggattattgcgggaagaacttatctcaatgTAAAAAAGTTGTCCAATACATTATTATTGTGTGacataagaaaatgttttaagtctgatATTAAATTCAGAAGTActattttaacttaaatttagaTATAGTTTTATTTGTATCACTacacacattatatataaaacaagaaaaaaacattttcagtatttaccatgaaaattgacatcataatgaaatgacttatcactatgTTTTTAACCAATCATTTACTTCATTATGCCTGTTACTAGTAACTTGTGTCATGCAAGTAAATACAAGATAGGATTAATATTTATGTCATTTATttatctctagtactatgtctataaCATTTGATTCAATATTTACCAATATAAGTCACTAGTCAAATAGATGTccatattatgataaaaaaatgtctGCAGAGGTCAAAATTTATTGAAGCCACCATATATTATACAGTTTCAATTAACTGAATTTGTAATATTACTATGTAAAGTATAACAATATAACTATGTTACACTTGAAGTAAAGCTAATATTCATTATCATCAAGATCATATCCTAGTAACTATCAAAACCAAGTGTTGTATATAAATCTCTATGCTGGTCAAGTAAAATCTATATTCACTGAGTATCTATAACCTGTAGAGCAGAGATGTTACATGCATGAGTAACACTGCTGATAAGCCACTGCCTATATACCTGTCCATTCAATGACGGTAGTCGCTACCAAGATTGAATTCagttttctttagaaaaaaaaaaagaaacagaatttcGAGTTGACATCGAACTTGGAGCAATCTCGAAGCTAGCAACTAATCTTTTCAAGCTGTTAAAAGTCGAAAttgtgattttcaaaaataaatgaatttcgaGGCGGCATACACTTTTGGACAAGTTAGAAGACCTGAAATTATCAGAGAAAATGCTTGAAGATCGGACTTCAAATATTTCGAGCTAGCATGATGTCACCTCAATGAcaagcattttgaaaatttgaactgGCTCAAAATTCAATGACAGCTTGAAATTCAgctttttgaacatttgaaaatctATATTAGAGCTTGCCTTAAAATCAAACGCAGGTTgaaaatcagttgtttttttcaagtttgaattGACTGAAACTCAATGAGAGCTCGACAttcaatttcttgaaaatttgaaGGTCGAAGTTTAATGCCACATCAAAATTTAGGTTTTCCAAAATCTAAATTTCGATTTTCGCGCAGGTCCGTAAGTTAATGATGCTAGGTCGCAACtcaacttttcaaaatttcattttcgcGCTTGGTTACTGTGAGTTTAGAGACAGATCGAACTTCGATTTCTTTTTAGAAATTCATAAAAAGTACTGCGGTATGTAATTTACATTTCTtgtatgtgcgtgaaattagccagagcagccagagttcagccagagtttagccatagtagccagagtagccatagttcagccagagaagtcataactctggttactctggctggccagagtagccagagttcagccagagttcagccagagaagtcataactctggtttctctggctggccagagtagccagagttcagccagagaagttaTAGCTCTGGATACTCTGACTGGCCAGggtagtcagagttcagccagagtagcttgaattctggttactctggctggccagagtagctagatttctggttactctggctggccagcgtagccagagttcagcaagagtagtcagaactctggttactctggctggccagagtagccagagttcaaccagggtaggcagagtttctagatttttaacatgttctgctactctggtcagccaaagtagccacagtagcccgagtcaccccgatatcatttgctctggttactctggctgtttctaacagagtagccagagttcagccagagtagctagagtttctaggattttaacatgttctggctactctggtcagagtagccagagtaaccaggtaccatg is a genomic window of Mercenaria mercenaria strain notata chromosome 18, MADL_Memer_1, whole genome shotgun sequence containing:
- the LOC128550705 gene encoding C-type lectin domain family 10 member A-like; protein product: MNGVTLAFYIVICVTVPYIQGAPTTTDVNGTEPGDMNGKKLMEIGKKLKLPKLRLIGKTIENLELKVDKTLENFEKKTGRKMCDLNPCMAWTDWSKCSSNPHRFGSKVRTRQCSINKDTCKVDTANSRTETEFGVCGGFCPKDYNVTKNGFCVKLYSDKTRTQVSAEQQCQDDGGHLMNIDSEEKYEDVSSLLKGFGSYVWIDGRRKDVSSPWEYKYGSQKGFFKWRSGEPDNNSNDLCLFIYLYSGTVFWYDYPCGHTYYALCEII